In the genome of Succinivibrio dextrinosolvens, the window ATAATTCATGAAATACATTTCAGTTAAACAGGCTTCAGTAAAATTCGGCATATCAGTGGAACAAGTTTTAGCTCTATGTGAGCAGGGTAAATTCAGAAATTCTCAGAAGGTCGACGATTTCTGGATTATTCCTGAGAATGCCCGTCTTCCTGGACAGAAAAAAAGAGTAAAAGAACAGGATCTGAGCAGTTATCTTACCCTTCCTGAGGCCTGTGCCGAATTATCAGTTTCTGTAGCTACCGGTTACAACTGGATTAAGCTTAACAAGCTGGTTCCTGATCATATTGAGAACAAAAAGAATTTCTTTACCAGAAGCTATATCAGCAGACTGAAAAAGGAAATCAAGTCCGGGAAGAATCTTTCCCTAAAGAGCCGCAGAAACAAAAAATTCATCAGCGGTTCCTACATATACAATTCCTATGTGTCAAAGGACAGTACTTCTATCGAGATTATCTCTAAGCTTTTAGAGAATGTTGATTCTCACAAACTGGATATTGATACTGATCATCTGAGAATGATCATGGCGGAAACAGCACTGTCTTTAATTGTAAGAAGACTGGAGCTTAAATATGAACCACCTTATCTGCCTGCTTTTTTTGAAGGCAAGCTTCAGCTTGGCTGCTATGAGAAGCTGATTGGGGAGCTAATTGGTTCCCGCACTAAGATCAGAAAGCTTATAGATAAATGCGGATATCTTTTAAATCTGAATTTTGACTATCAGGAAAACGAAGATACCCTTGGCCTTGTCTATATATCCTGCAGAAATATAGAAAACCGCAAGGCTACCGGAACCTATTACACTCCTGCCAAAGTGGTAGAGAAGATTGTACATATTGTTCTGTCCTCAAAGTCCTACCATAAGGGGGATAATCTTTTAGATCCCTGCTGTGGTACAGGTAACTTTCTGCTAAAGCTGCCATCTGAAGTCAGGGTTGAGAATATCTTCGGCAATGACATCGACGATATAGCAGTAACTCTCACCAGAATTAATCTGGCCTTAAAGTATAGACTTGATAATACAGATATTCTTTATAAGAACATCACCAACAGTGATTTTCTTACAGAATTCAACAACCCTAAGATTACCCATATTCTTGGCAATCCTCCTTGGGGCTATGCCTATACCAGAGAGGACAAGAATGTCCTAAAGCATCTGTTTTCCTCAGCACAGGGATCAACTATTGAATCCTATGACGTGTTTTTAGAGAAATCTATTATGCACGCCAGAAACGGAGGAACTATAACCTTTGTAATGCCTGAGGCGATACTGAACGTAAAGACTCATCATCCGGTTCGTGAAAAGCTGATTGAGAATACCTCAATCCTTTCCTTAAACTATCTGGGTAATGCCTTTGACAAGGTTCAGTGTCCATGTATCATTATGCAGCTTGTAAAGACTTCAAAGCCTATCTCCTGCGTGAATATGAAGGTTTCTGACGGGCAGAGAACATTTGTAATCAGAAAGGAACGCTATGTCGACCCTCAGTATCTGAATTTCAAGACCGATGACGATGAGGAGCAGATCCTCTCTAAGATTTTCTCTTTGGATAATCTGCGATTTTTAAAGGATAACGCTCAGTTTGCTCTGGGTATTGTTACCGGAAATAACAACCTGTATATTTCAAACAGAAAATCCTCAGATAACGAAGTTATTCTAAAGGGCTCAGATGTTTTCAAGTATCGCATTGATCTGCCAAAACGCTTTATCTCCTTCAACCCTGAGCATTTCCAGCAGGTGGCACCTGAATCTATGTATAGAGCAAAGGAAAAGCTTATCTACAGATTCATCAGCAAGCATCTGGTGTTTGCATATGATGATAAGCAGACTTTGTCTTTAAACAGCAGCAACATCGTGATTCCACAGATTGAGGGACTGAGCATAAAATATATCCTGAGTATTCTCAATTCGTCTATTGCTCAGTTTATCTATGACAAACGCTTTAATTCAGTTAAGGTACTGCGTGCCCACATTGAGAGCATTCCAATTCCAATGATTTCTGCTAACGAGCAGGCTCCGTTTATTAAGTTGGTTGAAGAGATCATGAACTGTAGCAGCAGAACCAGGGTTGAATCTTTATACAGAAATCTGGATGCGATTATCTTCAGTCTATTTAAGCTTGATGAAAGTCAGAAGAAACTGATTCTAGATACCTGTGATATGACTAAGTTTCTTTAAGAAAAAAGAATTCTGATTTGAATGAAGGATGCCCCTTAAATAGTCAGCCTTCTTAATT includes:
- a CDS encoding TaqI-like C-terminal specificity domain-containing protein, whose protein sequence is MKYISVKQASVKFGISVEQVLALCEQGKFRNSQKVDDFWIIPENARLPGQKKRVKEQDLSSYLTLPEACAELSVSVATGYNWIKLNKLVPDHIENKKNFFTRSYISRLKKEIKSGKNLSLKSRRNKKFISGSYIYNSYVSKDSTSIEIISKLLENVDSHKLDIDTDHLRMIMAETALSLIVRRLELKYEPPYLPAFFEGKLQLGCYEKLIGELIGSRTKIRKLIDKCGYLLNLNFDYQENEDTLGLVYISCRNIENRKATGTYYTPAKVVEKIVHIVLSSKSYHKGDNLLDPCCGTGNFLLKLPSEVRVENIFGNDIDDIAVTLTRINLALKYRLDNTDILYKNITNSDFLTEFNNPKITHILGNPPWGYAYTREDKNVLKHLFSSAQGSTIESYDVFLEKSIMHARNGGTITFVMPEAILNVKTHHPVREKLIENTSILSLNYLGNAFDKVQCPCIIMQLVKTSKPISCVNMKVSDGQRTFVIRKERYVDPQYLNFKTDDDEEQILSKIFSLDNLRFLKDNAQFALGIVTGNNNLYISNRKSSDNEVILKGSDVFKYRIDLPKRFISFNPEHFQQVAPESMYRAKEKLIYRFISKHLVFAYDDKQTLSLNSSNIVIPQIEGLSIKYILSILNSSIAQFIYDKRFNSVKVLRAHIESIPIPMISANEQAPFIKLVEEIMNCSSRTRVESLYRNLDAIIFSLFKLDESQKKLILDTCDMTKFL